A single genomic interval of Longimicrobiaceae bacterium harbors:
- a CDS encoding sugar phosphate isomerase/epimerase: MSQHDHPDSASTQSVSRREFLGTMAAGAVAGPTAISRAPRGSAFLWGSGPDSKFGGVQIGAITYSFRSLPSSAEQLLGYLVECGISSTELMGDPILEYLGAPTTDAPPQRAIERMSDPDEREAALRAREAHEEELRRWYASPPMEKLAALRRMYNDAGVTIHLAKFAPGSDPHAAEFAYRAAAALGARGVTNEIGEEACRVQGPVAARHGLTAAMHNHGQPSDPDFPGFDHFLAISPGVSLNLDFGHYYGFTGRSPLPEIERLHDRITSMHMKDKAAPPAPGQSGDNLPWGQGSTPIADVLRLVQRAGYPINCDIELEYEIPAGSNAIEEVKKCVEFCREVLT; the protein is encoded by the coding sequence ATGAGCCAGCACGACCACCCCGACAGCGCCTCCACCCAATCCGTTTCCCGCCGCGAGTTCCTCGGTACCATGGCCGCCGGAGCGGTCGCTGGGCCGACGGCGATCTCCCGCGCACCGCGAGGCTCGGCGTTCCTCTGGGGATCGGGTCCCGATTCGAAGTTCGGGGGCGTCCAGATCGGCGCGATTACCTACAGCTTCCGCTCTCTTCCCAGCAGTGCGGAGCAGCTTCTCGGCTACCTGGTGGAATGCGGGATCAGCTCCACCGAGCTCATGGGGGATCCCATTCTGGAATATCTCGGCGCACCTACCACCGATGCTCCGCCGCAGCGCGCGATCGAGCGCATGTCGGATCCGGACGAGCGGGAAGCCGCGTTGCGAGCCCGTGAAGCCCACGAGGAGGAGCTGCGGCGATGGTACGCCTCGCCTCCAATGGAGAAGCTCGCGGCCCTCCGCAGGATGTACAACGACGCGGGAGTCACCATCCACCTGGCGAAGTTCGCCCCCGGAAGCGATCCGCACGCTGCCGAGTTCGCCTACCGCGCGGCGGCTGCGCTGGGGGCGCGCGGCGTGACGAACGAGATCGGGGAGGAGGCATGCCGGGTACAGGGGCCGGTGGCCGCGCGCCACGGCCTGACCGCCGCCATGCACAACCACGGCCAGCCGAGCGATCCCGACTTCCCCGGCTTCGACCACTTCCTGGCGATCTCACCGGGAGTGAGCCTGAACCTCGACTTCGGACACTACTACGGCTTCACTGGACGTTCTCCGCTCCCGGAGATCGAGCGACTCCACGACCGCATTACCAGCATGCACATGAAGGACAAGGCGGCGCCTCCGGCGCCGGGGCAGAGTGGTGACAACCTGCCCTGGGGTCAGGGGAGCACCCCGATCGCGGATGTCCTCCGTCTGGTGCAGCGCGCGGGTTACCCGATCAACTGCGACATCGAGCTGGAGTACGAGATTCCCGCCGGCTCGAACGCGATCGAGGAGGTCAAGAAGTGCGTCGAGTTCTGCCGCGAAGTCCTTACCTGA